In Arachis hypogaea cultivar Tifrunner chromosome 17, arahy.Tifrunner.gnm2.J5K5, whole genome shotgun sequence, a single window of DNA contains:
- the LOC112766785 gene encoding protein RSI-1, whose amino-acid sequence MAARSSTSSIVFIALSLLLLVTFSNVAEAYGSARLRPSDCKPRCSYRCSATSHKKPCMFFCQKCCAKCLCVPPGTYGNKQVCPCYNTWKTKEGGPKCP is encoded by the exons ATGGCAGCACGTTCTTCCACCAGCTCCATCGTCTTCATTGCTCTCTCTTTGCTTCTTTTGGTCACATTCTCCAATGTGGCTGAG GCTTATGGAAGTGCAAGACTTCGCCCTTCAG ATTGTAAACCAAGGTGCAGTTACCGTTGCTCAGCAACTTCACACAAGAAGCCATGCATGTTTTTCTGCCAGAAATGTTGCGCCAAATGCCTGTGTGTTCCTCCTGGTACATACGGAAACAAGCAAGTGTGCCCTTGCTACAACACCTGGAAGACCAAGGAAGGGGGTCCCAAATGCCCTTAA
- the LOC112765865 gene encoding uncharacterized protein: MEEPKAPETSPSPSSAAASSAPPTTQSSQLPLPSPPPTTRGAAIPSSTKKRPLESDSFSNYYKIRALIPDLRPHFIQVLRTPDYKSSKESREIREQLKIVVKLYDDMKAEAVSLAKYKQDGQNLDHKTQQEQQPQHMKSPEQIQVEKSFTSRASSEIKVTALAEEGGQGTYVVGGSPFGWTFITFSGEEAIYYGRTKEQFRSTQVRTQ, encoded by the coding sequence ATGGAAGAACCAAAAGCACCTGaaacttctccttctccttcttctgctgctgcttcttccgCACCACCAACAACTCAAAGTTCACAACTTCCTCTTCCCTCACCACCACCAACAACGAGGGGTGCTGCTATTCCTTCTTCAACGAAGAAGAGGCCTCTCGAATCTGATTCTTTTTCCAACTACTACAAGATTCGCGCACTTATTCCAGACCTTCGCCCCCATTTCATACAGGTTCTACGAACTCCCGACTACAAAAGTAGTAAAGAATCCCGAGAAATTCGAGAACAATTGAAGATTGTTGTGAAGTTATATGACGATATGAAAGCAGAAGCAGTTTCGTTGGCAAAGTATAAGCAAGATGGCCAAAACTTGGATCACAAAACACAGCAAGAGCAGCAGCCTCAACATATGAAGTCTCCAGAGCAGATTCAAGTTGAGAAATCATTCACCTCAAGGGCATCATCTGAAATTAAGGTTACGGCATTGGCTGAAGAAGGTGGTCAAGGGACATATGTAGTTGGTGGATCGCCATTTGGCTGGACTTTCATCACCTTTTCAGGGGAGGAAGCTATCTATTATGGTAGGACAAAGGAACAATTTCGATCGACACAAGTGAGGACTCAGTAG
- the LOC112762877 gene encoding uncharacterized protein, with protein sequence MTGISIHSQASSVTMFNGLNFSEWSEQVKFHLGLLDLDLSLLEEKPIVTDDNDEDEKYALKTWERSNRLSLMFMRMTTASNIKTTLPQTESAKEYLVFVEDRFRFADKSLAITLMSQLTTMKFDGSKSMQEHTIEMTNIAAKLKSLGMTVDDSFMMQFILNSLPSEYGAFQITYNVMKEKWDINELIGKLIQEENRLKNCGGHSVNLV encoded by the coding sequence ATGACAGGTATTTCAATTCATTCGCAAGCTTCATCTGTTACCATGTTTAATGGTTTAAACTTCTCTGAATGGAGTGAACAAGTGAAGTTCCATTTAGGTCTTTTGGATCTTGACTTGTCACTTTTAGAAGAGAAACCCATTGTCACTGATGACAATGATGAGGATGAAAAGTATGCACTTAAGACATGGGAACGTTCTAACAGATTAAGCCTTATGTTTATGCGAATGACTACTGCAAGCAATATTAAGACTACCCTTCCACAAACAGAAAGTGCTAAAGAATATCTTGTATTTGTGGAAGACCGCTTCCGTTTTGCTGATAAGTCACTCGCCATTACATTAATGTCACAGCTCACGACCATGAAGTTTGATGGGTCTAAGAGCATGCAAGAGCATACTATTGAGATGACTAATATTGCTGCAAAATTAAAGTCACTGGGTATGACAGTTGATGACTCCTTTATGATGCAATTCATTCTGAACTCATTACCTTCTGAATATGGAGCTTTTCAAATTACTTATAATGTCATGAAGGAAAAATGGGACATTAATGAATTGATTGGAAAGCTCATACAGGAAGAAAATAGACTTAAGAATTGTGGTGGTCATTCTGTCAACTTGGTTTAA